Part of the Chroogloeocystis siderophila 5.2 s.c.1 genome, TTACCATCCGTAACAGGAGACAAATCGGCGATCGCTGCACTAATTTGCCCTCTACCGCCGACTAAATCGCAACCAAACATCGGTAAATTGTATTCAGGGCGAGGAAACATGACGCAATGCAGAATATCCAGCGTTGTTCCTACTTTGGCAAGTTCGAGGTGCATTTTGCGAAACTGCAGCGTTTGGTAGCAGCGATTTTCAATCGTGAGTTTTTCGCCTTCTAATCTTCCTTCGACATACCCAAACTCATGCGGTAATTGGTAAGGAGATAGTTCTAAGCGCCGCCACGTTGACTCGATGGTATCAGCTAATTGACGAATTAAGGGATGCTGTTGTGATCGTAGCGAGTAGGTCGTGGATGTCATAAAAC contains:
- a CDS encoding phycocyanobilin:ferredoxin oxidoreductase, giving the protein MTSTTYSLRSQQHPLIRQLADTIESTWRRLELSPYQLPHEFGYVEGRLEGEKLTIENRCYQTLQFRKMHLELAKVGTTLDILHCVMFPRPEYNLPMFGCDLVGGRGQISAAIADLSPVTDGNLPDAYSQALAALSAVAFSQPRELPEWGHIFSKFCLFIRPNSEVEEAKFLQQVQNYLDIHVTQAIAAQPVSAAQQAQILVGQRQYCTQQQQNDKTRRVLEKAFGKEWAERYMTTVLFDYVE